From the genome of Phytohabitans rumicis, one region includes:
- the amcA gene encoding multiple cyclophane-containing RiPP AmcA, translating into MPETTSRPDGVLDPVAERVLAARAGLTALLCEAETARRTRAEAATATDSGAVCAWNHFENIPTFYNWNNRPR; encoded by the coding sequence ATGCCCGAGACCACGAGCCGGCCTGACGGTGTGCTCGACCCGGTGGCCGAACGAGTCCTCGCGGCCCGGGCGGGGCTGACCGCGCTGCTCTGCGAGGCCGAGACGGCCCGGCGTACGCGTGCGGAAGCCGCGACCGCCACCGACTCCGGTGCGGTCTGCGCCTGGAACCACTTTGAGAACATCCCGACGTTCTACAACTGGAACAACCGCCCCCGCTGA
- a CDS encoding sterol carrier family protein → MSPAHNKSVVLGAVLSDLDAGRTPDPAALREAVRELLKELARRAPGRSVEVRVPPYGAVQVVAGPRHTRGTPSNVVEMDPTTWVLLATGRLRWDEAVTQGRVSASGTRADISDYIPM, encoded by the coding sequence GTGTCCCCTGCGCACAATAAGTCCGTCGTCCTAGGGGCGGTTCTGAGCGACCTCGACGCCGGCCGTACCCCCGATCCCGCCGCCCTCAGAGAGGCGGTCCGGGAGTTGCTGAAGGAGCTGGCGCGCCGCGCTCCGGGCAGGTCGGTGGAGGTTCGTGTCCCACCCTACGGGGCGGTACAGGTAGTAGCCGGGCCGCGACACACCCGGGGCACGCCATCAAATGTCGTGGAGATGGATCCGACCACTTGGGTGCTCTTGGCGACCGGACGACTCAGATGGGACGAAGCGGTTACGCAGGGGCGCGTCAGTGCCAGCGGCACCCGCGCCGACATATCCGACTACATACCTATGTAA
- the purM gene encoding phosphoribosylformylglycinamidine cyclo-ligase: MTHVTERGSSAGTNGAGNNRQPWSAGSSRSRKRTVTYADAGVSIHAGERAVELLKSKVHRTLRPEVMGDLGGFAGLFKLDVKKYKNPILASSTDGVGTKLVIAQQLDIHDTVGIDLVAMVVDDLVACGAEPLFLLDYIACGEVVPDKVAEIGAGIADGCRYAGCALLGGETAEHPGVLRPDEYDVSATGVGVVEESDILGRERVEVGDVVIAMGSSGLHSNGFSLVRHVLLGAGRMRLDTVVDDFGRQRTLGEELLTPTKIYARDCLKLIEECEVRALAHVTGGGIPGNLVRILPEHVDAVVNRSTWKPQPIFDLIQGKGRIDDAEMESTFNMGVGMFAIVSAADADRTLAFLAGRGLAAWQAGEVIEGTGMVQMIGQHTRG, from the coding sequence GTGACGCACGTGACCGAGCGCGGCAGCAGCGCGGGCACCAACGGAGCCGGAAACAACCGCCAGCCATGGAGCGCAGGATCGAGCCGGTCCCGCAAGCGCACCGTGACGTACGCGGACGCCGGGGTGTCCATCCACGCCGGAGAGCGGGCGGTGGAGCTGCTGAAGTCCAAGGTGCATCGGACGCTGCGGCCAGAGGTCATGGGCGACCTGGGCGGCTTTGCCGGGCTCTTCAAGCTTGACGTCAAGAAGTACAAGAACCCGATCCTCGCCTCGTCGACCGACGGGGTGGGCACTAAGCTGGTCATCGCGCAGCAGCTCGACATCCATGACACGGTCGGAATCGACCTGGTGGCGATGGTCGTCGACGACCTGGTGGCGTGCGGGGCCGAGCCGCTGTTCCTGCTCGACTACATCGCCTGCGGCGAGGTCGTGCCCGACAAGGTGGCCGAGATCGGCGCCGGCATCGCGGACGGCTGCCGGTACGCCGGCTGCGCCCTGCTGGGCGGCGAGACGGCAGAGCACCCCGGCGTGCTGCGCCCCGACGAGTACGACGTGTCGGCCACCGGCGTGGGCGTGGTCGAGGAGAGCGACATCCTGGGTCGCGAGCGGGTCGAGGTCGGCGACGTCGTGATCGCGATGGGCTCGTCCGGTCTGCACTCGAACGGCTTCTCGCTGGTCCGGCACGTGCTGCTGGGCGCGGGCCGGATGCGGCTGGACACGGTGGTGGACGACTTCGGCCGGCAGCGGACGCTGGGCGAGGAGCTGCTCACGCCGACGAAGATCTACGCGCGCGACTGCCTCAAGCTGATCGAGGAGTGCGAGGTCCGGGCGCTGGCCCACGTGACCGGCGGCGGCATCCCGGGCAACCTGGTCCGGATCCTGCCCGAGCACGTCGACGCCGTCGTCAACCGCTCGACCTGGAAGCCTCAGCCGATCTTCGACCTGATCCAGGGCAAGGGCCGCATCGACGACGCGGAGATGGAGTCGACGTTCAACATGGGCGTGGGCATGTTCGCGATCGTGTCCGCCGCGGACGCCGACCGCACGCTGGCGTTCCTCGCCGGTCGCGGCCTGGCGGCGTGGCAGGCCGGTGAGGTCATCGAGGGCACCGGCATGGTGCAGATGATCGGCCAGCACACGCGCGGCTGA
- a CDS encoding BldC family transcriptional regulator: MASRTHEPEPLLTPAEVASMFRVDPKTVTRWAKAGKLSAIRTLGGHRRYRESEVRALLQGQIPQQRQGD, encoded by the coding sequence ATGGCATCGCGTACGCATGAACCAGAGCCGCTACTCACGCCGGCCGAGGTGGCGTCGATGTTCCGTGTTGACCCGAAGACCGTGACCCGGTGGGCGAAGGCGGGCAAGCTCAGCGCAATTCGGACGCTGGGCGGCCACCGGCGTTACCGCGAGTCGGAGGTTCGCGCCCTGCTGCAGGGGCAGATTCCCCAGCAGCGCCAGGGCGACTGA
- the amcB gene encoding cyclophane-forming radical SAM peptide maturase AmcB gives MRGIASVPTYVVMQPTTLCNLDCAYCYLPLRSTDRKMPVAVAAAVAGPVNAWAAAGRFSVVWHGGEPLAAGREHLAKLLAPFDPAVEHHVQTNATLIDDRWCEFFAEHEIRVSVSVDGPRERNAERVTRGGGLSYDRIMRGVEALRRHGIGFSALCVVGRPEPGLATELYDYFLDLGCDVLGINIEELEGVNARSNARDPAAVAAFWSELVGAWRRRPSIHVREVEWSLRYASAVLDGTADDVLPRQLDPIPTIGYDGSVVLLSPELAGFSDPRYADFTSGNVLSTPLPEIITGAMSGTPWVAEFLAGVEACRATCPYFGFCGGAHAANRYFEHGRFDGTETDHCRNSKMRLLEGVLDHARDHEPA, from the coding sequence ATGCGGGGCATCGCATCGGTTCCGACGTACGTCGTCATGCAGCCCACGACGCTGTGCAACCTCGATTGCGCGTACTGCTATCTGCCCTTGCGCTCCACGGACCGCAAGATGCCGGTGGCGGTCGCGGCGGCGGTGGCCGGCCCCGTCAACGCGTGGGCCGCCGCCGGTCGGTTCTCGGTCGTTTGGCACGGCGGGGAGCCGCTCGCGGCCGGGCGCGAGCACCTGGCGAAGCTGCTGGCGCCGTTCGACCCCGCGGTCGAGCACCACGTGCAGACCAACGCGACCCTGATCGACGACCGGTGGTGCGAATTCTTCGCCGAGCACGAGATCCGGGTGAGCGTCAGCGTCGACGGGCCGCGGGAGCGCAACGCCGAGCGGGTCACCCGCGGCGGCGGCCTGTCGTACGACCGGATCATGCGCGGGGTGGAAGCGCTGCGCCGGCACGGCATCGGCTTCTCCGCGCTCTGCGTCGTCGGCCGGCCGGAGCCCGGCCTCGCCACCGAGCTGTACGACTACTTCCTCGACCTGGGCTGCGACGTGCTCGGCATCAACATCGAGGAGCTGGAGGGCGTCAACGCGCGGTCGAACGCGCGCGATCCGGCGGCCGTGGCGGCGTTCTGGTCCGAGCTCGTCGGCGCCTGGCGGCGCCGGCCGAGCATCCACGTGCGCGAGGTCGAGTGGTCGTTGCGCTACGCGTCGGCCGTGCTCGACGGCACCGCGGACGATGTCCTGCCGCGACAGCTCGATCCCATCCCCACCATCGGGTACGACGGGTCGGTCGTCCTCCTGTCGCCCGAACTGGCCGGCTTTTCCGACCCGCGATACGCCGACTTCACGAGCGGAAACGTCCTGTCCACCCCGCTGCCCGAGATCATCACGGGCGCGATGTCCGGCACGCCGTGGGTGGCCGAGTTTCTCGCCGGCGTGGAGGCATGCCGGGCGACCTGCCCGTACTTCGGTTTTTGTGGCGGTGCTCACGCCGCCAACCGGTACTTCGAGCACGGGCGTTTTGACGGTACGGAGACCGACCACTGCCGCAACAGCAAGATGCGTCTACTAGAGGGAGTGTTGGACCATGCCCGAGACCACGAGCCGGCCTGA
- a CDS encoding carboxypeptidase-like regulatory domain-containing protein, which produces MTVKGAEQQQAVKQVSGKVKDTATGDAIEGASVALLDSQRHNCTTTTNSSGSYKFTSCEGQPIAPGEILVGVSHEDYAQVDEKQVNGVAGQSVTVGTFALKSAKAATPSATAAASPSEEPAATEEEETAGPTGVAVDNASSEDSGGGMGSWLLIIVGGLLVALGVGAIVLLVIRRKQDDGDPEDEPEPARGGPRAPVPGSQGVYHPAPDATRVAGAGMGPGPGMGGRPSLADAPTMMHSPVPPVDEFPDPYGAPMPPQGPGYGGQGAGGYAPTQAGYGAPAGAAGAYGAPQGGPNGYGGPAAGPTSGAGTYGRPTSSGGAYGGPPPGGPTSGSGYGPPAGQTSGGGYGPPASPNGAGYGPPPGQGGGYGGGPANGYGGPAAPANGYGGPAAPGGGYGSPAAPAGPYAGPGAGRQDDGYGGGRGDYGAPGGGGDYGAPAGGYGAPAQNGGYGGGDRYDEPTGRWDGNSAGGAGGYGQAPAAPYESGQYGGGGGYQPEPDRGGYAPAGGYDQQGGYGQQDAGQYGQPSAGTGYEPQQPGGYGGAGGYGGYEQQQPGGYDQRGGYVPEQRGGYDQHGYDQSGQGGYYDDQANGQQPPRHGGPQQPAGRAERRSLDWLDD; this is translated from the coding sequence ATGACCGTCAAGGGCGCGGAGCAGCAGCAGGCTGTTAAGCAGGTGTCCGGGAAGGTGAAGGACACCGCGACCGGCGACGCGATCGAGGGCGCATCGGTCGCCCTGCTCGACTCGCAGCGGCACAACTGCACGACGACGACCAACAGCAGCGGTAGCTACAAGTTCACGTCGTGTGAGGGCCAGCCCATCGCGCCCGGCGAGATCCTGGTCGGGGTGTCGCACGAGGACTACGCCCAGGTCGACGAGAAGCAGGTCAACGGCGTCGCCGGCCAGTCTGTGACGGTTGGCACGTTCGCGTTGAAGTCCGCGAAGGCGGCGACCCCCTCCGCGACCGCGGCCGCCTCGCCTTCTGAGGAGCCGGCGGCCACCGAGGAAGAGGAGACGGCGGGACCCACGGGCGTCGCCGTCGACAACGCCTCCAGTGAGGACTCCGGCGGCGGCATGGGTTCGTGGCTGCTCATCATCGTGGGTGGTCTGCTCGTCGCGCTCGGTGTCGGCGCGATCGTCCTGCTCGTCATACGGCGCAAGCAGGACGACGGCGATCCCGAGGACGAGCCCGAGCCGGCGCGCGGCGGTCCGCGTGCCCCGGTGCCCGGCTCGCAGGGCGTCTACCATCCGGCCCCCGACGCCACTCGCGTGGCCGGTGCGGGCATGGGCCCCGGCCCGGGGATGGGCGGACGGCCCTCGCTGGCCGACGCGCCGACGATGATGCACAGCCCGGTGCCGCCGGTCGACGAGTTCCCCGACCCGTACGGCGCCCCGATGCCTCCTCAGGGCCCTGGCTACGGCGGTCAGGGCGCTGGTGGCTACGCACCGACCCAGGCCGGCTACGGCGCCCCTGCAGGCGCGGCGGGTGCGTACGGCGCCCCCCAGGGCGGCCCCAACGGCTACGGCGGCCCGGCCGCCGGTCCCACGAGCGGCGCCGGCACGTATGGCCGCCCGACGAGCAGTGGCGGGGCGTACGGCGGTCCGCCGCCCGGCGGCCCCACGAGCGGCAGCGGCTACGGCCCGCCCGCCGGCCAGACCAGCGGTGGCGGCTACGGCCCGCCGGCCAGCCCGAACGGCGCCGGCTACGGTCCGCCCCCCGGCCAGGGCGGCGGATACGGCGGCGGTCCTGCCAACGGATACGGCGGTCCGGCCGCGCCGGCCAACGGCTATGGCGGTCCGGCCGCGCCCGGCGGCGGATACGGCAGCCCGGCGGCACCGGCCGGCCCGTACGCGGGTCCCGGCGCGGGCCGGCAGGACGACGGGTACGGCGGCGGTCGCGGTGACTACGGCGCTCCCGGCGGTGGCGGAGACTACGGCGCTCCCGCGGGCGGCTATGGCGCCCCCGCGCAGAACGGTGGCTACGGCGGCGGCGACCGGTACGACGAGCCGACCGGCCGCTGGGACGGCAACAGCGCCGGCGGAGCGGGCGGCTACGGCCAGGCTCCCGCCGCGCCCTACGAGTCCGGCCAGTACGGCGGCGGTGGCGGCTACCAGCCCGAGCCGGACCGGGGTGGCTACGCTCCCGCCGGCGGGTACGACCAGCAGGGCGGCTACGGCCAGCAGGACGCCGGCCAGTACGGCCAGCCGAGCGCCGGCACCGGCTACGAGCCGCAGCAGCCCGGCGGTTACGGCGGCGCGGGTGGCTACGGCGGCTACGAGCAGCAGCAGCCCGGTGGTTACGACCAGCGCGGCGGGTACGTGCCGGAGCAGCGTGGCGGCTACGACCAGCACGGGTACGACCAGAGCGGTCAGGGCGGCTACTACGACGACCAGGCGAACGGCCAGCAGCCGCCCCGCCACGGCGGACCGCAGCAGCCGGCCGGGCGTGCCGAGCGCCGTTCCCTCGACTGGCTGGACGACTAG
- a CDS encoding Glu/Leu/Phe/Val family dehydrogenase: MNVFTSTEGQDSPAHEQVVFCQDQKTGLKAIIGIYSTALGPALGGTRFYPYASEEDALRDVLDLARSMAYKNALAGLDHGGGKAVIWGDPERIKSEALLRAYGRFVQSLNGRYYTACDVGTYVADMDVIARETRFVTGRSAEHGGAGDSSVLTAWGLFQGMRAAAEHTWGAPTLAGRRVGVAGLGKVGKFLVGHLIDDGAEVVATDVSAKATAWTREKYPQVDLVTDTAALITSDIDVYAPCALGGALNDDTVPVLRAKVVVGGANNQLAHPGIEKLLADRGVLYAPDYVVNAGGVIQVADEIEGFNFERAKLRASRIYETTRDILRLADADGVPPVAAADQLAERRMAEVGRLRAIHLR; the protein is encoded by the coding sequence GTGAACGTGTTCACCAGCACCGAAGGCCAAGACTCACCCGCGCACGAGCAGGTCGTCTTCTGCCAGGACCAGAAGACCGGCCTCAAGGCCATCATCGGCATCTACTCCACCGCGCTCGGTCCGGCGCTCGGCGGCACCCGCTTCTACCCGTACGCGAGCGAAGAAGACGCCCTGCGGGACGTGCTGGATCTGGCCCGCAGCATGGCGTACAAGAACGCGCTCGCCGGTCTCGACCACGGCGGCGGCAAGGCCGTCATCTGGGGCGACCCCGAGCGGATCAAGTCCGAGGCGCTGCTGCGGGCGTACGGCCGCTTCGTGCAGTCCCTGAACGGCCGCTACTACACCGCTTGCGACGTCGGCACCTACGTGGCCGACATGGACGTCATCGCGCGCGAGACGCGCTTCGTGACGGGGCGCAGCGCCGAGCATGGCGGCGCGGGCGACTCGTCGGTCCTGACCGCCTGGGGTCTCTTCCAGGGCATGCGGGCGGCGGCCGAGCACACCTGGGGCGCGCCCACGCTCGCCGGCCGCCGGGTCGGCGTCGCCGGCCTGGGCAAGGTGGGCAAATTCCTGGTCGGCCACCTCATCGACGACGGCGCCGAGGTGGTCGCCACCGACGTGAGCGCCAAGGCCACCGCGTGGACGCGCGAAAAGTACCCCCAGGTCGATCTCGTCACGGACACCGCGGCCTTGATCACTTCCGACATCGACGTGTACGCGCCGTGCGCGCTGGGCGGGGCGTTGAACGACGACACCGTGCCGGTGCTGCGCGCGAAGGTCGTCGTCGGCGGGGCGAACAACCAGCTGGCCCACCCCGGCATCGAGAAGCTGCTCGCCGACCGCGGCGTCCTCTACGCGCCCGATTACGTGGTCAACGCCGGCGGTGTGATCCAGGTCGCCGACGAGATCGAGGGTTTCAACTTCGAGCGGGCGAAGCTGCGGGCCAGCCGGATCTACGAGACCACCCGGGACATTCTGCGGCTGGCGGACGCCGACGGCGTACCGCCCGTGGCGGCGGCGGATCAGCTCGCCGAGCGTCGCATGGCGGAGGTCGGCCGGCTCCGAGCGATCCATCTTCGGTGA
- a CDS encoding 2-phosphosulfolactate phosphatase — protein sequence MAESVYAQSGAGVRFEWGLAGAAELGRVCAVLVVVDVLSFTTSVDVAAGRGMRVHPFPWGAQADDYARRVGAVAAVGRGAVTADRPWSLSPASLRSAPVVPDLVLPSPNGSAISAAASATGHPVLAGCLRNAPAVARWLLSQGYGSLDAPIGVIASGEQWPDGTLRPCVEDLLGAAAILDGLIDAPGGLSVEAAVALAALASVPDVPAAVRGSASGRELTERGFTADVDLAVAVATSEGVPVLRNGVFTPIPR from the coding sequence GTGGCTGAGTCGGTCTACGCCCAGTCCGGGGCAGGGGTCCGGTTCGAGTGGGGTCTGGCCGGCGCGGCTGAGCTGGGCCGGGTCTGCGCCGTACTCGTCGTGGTCGACGTGCTCTCCTTCACCACCTCGGTCGACGTCGCGGCCGGGCGCGGCATGCGGGTCCACCCGTTTCCGTGGGGCGCCCAGGCCGACGACTACGCCCGCCGGGTGGGCGCGGTCGCGGCCGTCGGTCGCGGAGCGGTGACCGCCGACCGGCCGTGGTCGCTGTCGCCGGCCAGCCTGCGGTCCGCGCCGGTCGTCCCCGACCTGGTGCTGCCCTCGCCGAACGGCTCGGCCATCTCGGCCGCGGCCAGTGCCACCGGCCATCCGGTCCTCGCCGGCTGCCTCCGCAACGCACCCGCCGTCGCGCGCTGGCTCCTCAGCCAGGGGTACGGAAGTTTGGACGCCCCCATCGGCGTGATCGCGTCCGGGGAGCAGTGGCCCGACGGCACGCTGCGCCCGTGCGTGGAGGACCTGCTCGGCGCGGCCGCGATCCTCGACGGCCTGATCGACGCCCCCGGCGGCCTCTCCGTGGAAGCGGCCGTCGCGCTTGCCGCGCTGGCCAGCGTCCCGGACGTCCCGGCGGCCGTCCGCGGCTCCGCCTCCGGCCGCGAGCTGACCGAACGCGGCTTCACCGCCGACGTAGACCTGGCAGTCGCGGTCGCCACCTCCGAGGGAGTCCCCGTCCTGCGTAACGGCGTCTTCACCCCCATCCCCCGGTGA
- a CDS encoding amidohydrolase: MLLRGGRVWKHGAVDVLVRGGEISRVAAGIEPPEGVEVIELAGKLVLPGMVEAHCHLDKTHFGGEWVPHTAGDALTDRIDTERRRRGELGLPNVDNIVALLERMVAAGTSYVRSHTDIDPALGLSGVDAVCAAAERMAGRITVEQVAFPQYGILANPGTAELLEEALKSGVGTIGGLDPAGFDRDPVRHLDVVFGLAERYGAGIDIHLHDAGTLGTWQLELIAERTAATGLGGRVTVSHAYGLGQADEATQDRIAVRLAEAGVAIVTGAVYNFPVPPIKKLRAAGVTVACGHDGIRDLWGPYGSGDMLERAMHVAYRSTFRRDEDIELALEAATYGGARVLGLAAYGLTVGAPADLVVVDARTPAEAVVTHPARALVIKGGRALVR, encoded by the coding sequence ATGTTGCTGCGGGGCGGGCGGGTGTGGAAGCACGGGGCGGTGGACGTTCTCGTTCGCGGCGGGGAGATCTCGCGGGTTGCGGCGGGCATTGAACCGCCCGAGGGCGTGGAGGTCATCGAACTCGCCGGCAAGCTCGTGCTGCCCGGCATGGTCGAGGCGCACTGCCATCTGGACAAGACGCACTTCGGCGGGGAGTGGGTGCCGCACACCGCCGGCGACGCGCTGACCGACCGGATCGACACCGAGCGCCGGCGCCGGGGCGAGCTGGGTCTGCCCAATGTGGACAACATCGTCGCCCTGCTGGAGCGGATGGTCGCCGCCGGCACGTCGTATGTGCGTAGCCACACCGACATCGACCCGGCCCTCGGTCTGTCCGGTGTGGACGCCGTATGCGCGGCGGCCGAGCGGATGGCCGGCCGGATCACCGTCGAGCAGGTGGCCTTCCCGCAGTACGGCATCCTCGCCAACCCGGGCACCGCCGAGCTGCTCGAAGAGGCCCTCAAGAGTGGCGTCGGCACGATCGGCGGCCTCGATCCGGCCGGGTTCGACCGGGATCCGGTGCGGCACCTCGACGTGGTGTTCGGGCTCGCCGAGCGGTACGGCGCCGGGATCGACATCCACCTGCACGACGCCGGCACACTCGGCACCTGGCAGCTGGAGCTGATCGCCGAGCGCACGGCGGCCACCGGGCTCGGCGGGCGGGTCACTGTCAGTCACGCGTACGGGTTGGGCCAGGCGGACGAGGCGACCCAGGACCGGATCGCCGTACGGCTGGCCGAGGCCGGCGTGGCGATCGTGACGGGGGCGGTCTACAACTTCCCGGTACCGCCGATCAAGAAGCTGCGCGCGGCCGGCGTCACCGTCGCGTGTGGACACGACGGCATCCGCGACCTGTGGGGCCCGTACGGCAGCGGTGACATGCTGGAGCGGGCCATGCACGTGGCGTATCGCAGCACGTTCCGCCGCGATGAGGACATCGAGCTGGCGCTGGAGGCCGCCACGTACGGCGGGGCGCGGGTGCTCGGGCTGGCCGCGTACGGCCTGACCGTGGGTGCGCCGGCCGACCTCGTGGTGGTGGACGCGCGCACACCCGCCGAGGCGGTGGTGACGCACCCGGCGCGCGCCTTGGTCATCAAGGGCGGCCGGGCTCTCGTCCGCTAG
- the purL gene encoding phosphoribosylformylglycinamidine synthase subunit PurL, whose product MTTQAEEVVIGEFDGGPDTVQRAAATPEELQPYAELGLRDDEYERIREILGRRPTQSELAMYSIMWSEHCSYKSSKVHLRQFGEKAPPSDRLLAGIGENAGVIQISDDLAVTFKVESHNHPSFVEPYQGAATGVGGIVRDILAMGARPIAVMDPLRFGAADHEDTARVLPGVIAGVGGYGNSLGLPNVGGEVVFDPCYQGNPLVNALCVGVLPVDRLQNKAAAGPGNIVVLMGAKTGRDGIGGVSVLASATFDSESDQRRPSVQVGDPFMEKLLIEACLELYDARLVVGIQDLGGAGLTCALTETAAAAGTGMRVELDRVPLREPSMVPQEILASESQERMLLIVTPDQLETVLKTAARWGVQATAIGEVTPPGPDGLPGRLTITWQGYTVVDVPPGSLADDGPVYARPVREPADRILLQADRAETLPRPSTPDDLRETVLRMIASPNLCDKTWVTEQYDRYVLGNTVLAQPEDAGVLRVDERTGLGVALSVDGNGRYARLDPYEGAKLALAEAYRNVAVTGALPLAVTNCLNFGSPEDPSVMWQFAEAVRGLADGCAELGIPVTGGNVSFYNQTGAAAIHPTPVVGVLGVLDDVAKRVPMGFPKPAHPEGDIIFLLGETRLELSGSEWAWVTHEHLGGVPPRVDLGRERALAGLLAEAARVGHLSAAHDLSDGGLIQVLVEASLRRGVGARVALPEEFASGSMPFVYLFSESAGRAMVAVPHGQEKAFTALCTEHGVAWTALGVTDESGGVLEVRDQFTIGLEELREAHTATLPKLFGAGG is encoded by the coding sequence ATGACCACGCAGGCGGAAGAGGTGGTCATCGGCGAGTTCGACGGGGGGCCCGACACCGTCCAGCGGGCCGCGGCGACGCCGGAAGAGCTGCAGCCGTACGCGGAGCTGGGCCTGCGCGACGACGAGTACGAGCGGATCCGCGAGATCCTCGGCCGGCGGCCCACCCAGTCCGAGCTGGCGATGTACTCGATCATGTGGAGCGAGCACTGCTCCTACAAGTCGAGCAAGGTGCACCTGCGCCAGTTCGGGGAAAAGGCGCCGCCCAGCGACCGCCTCCTCGCGGGCATCGGGGAAAACGCCGGTGTCATCCAGATCTCCGACGACCTCGCGGTGACCTTCAAGGTCGAGTCGCACAACCACCCGAGCTTCGTCGAGCCGTACCAGGGCGCGGCCACCGGCGTGGGCGGCATCGTCCGCGACATCCTGGCGATGGGCGCGCGCCCGATCGCGGTGATGGACCCGCTGCGGTTCGGCGCGGCCGACCACGAAGACACCGCCCGCGTGCTGCCCGGCGTGATCGCCGGCGTCGGCGGGTACGGCAACAGCCTGGGCCTGCCCAACGTCGGCGGCGAGGTTGTCTTCGACCCCTGCTACCAGGGCAACCCGCTGGTCAACGCGCTTTGCGTGGGCGTGCTCCCGGTCGATCGCCTGCAAAACAAGGCGGCCGCCGGGCCGGGCAACATCGTCGTACTCATGGGCGCCAAGACCGGCCGCGACGGCATCGGCGGCGTGTCCGTGCTGGCCAGCGCGACGTTCGACAGCGAGAGCGACCAGCGCCGGCCGTCCGTGCAGGTCGGCGACCCGTTCATGGAAAAGCTGCTGATCGAGGCGTGCCTGGAGCTGTACGACGCACGCCTCGTGGTCGGCATCCAGGACCTTGGTGGCGCGGGGCTGACTTGCGCGCTCACCGAGACCGCCGCGGCGGCCGGCACCGGCATGCGGGTGGAGCTGGACCGGGTGCCGCTGCGCGAGCCGTCGATGGTGCCGCAGGAGATCCTGGCCAGCGAGTCGCAGGAGCGGATGCTCCTGATCGTGACGCCGGATCAGCTTGAGACGGTGCTGAAGACCGCCGCGCGCTGGGGCGTGCAGGCCACCGCGATCGGCGAGGTCACCCCGCCCGGGCCGGACGGCCTGCCGGGGCGCCTCACGATCACCTGGCAGGGGTACACGGTGGTCGACGTGCCGCCGGGCTCGCTGGCCGACGACGGCCCGGTGTACGCCCGCCCGGTGCGCGAGCCCGCCGACCGGATCCTGCTGCAGGCCGACCGCGCCGAGACGCTGCCGCGCCCGTCGACCCCCGACGACCTGCGCGAGACCGTGCTGCGCATGATCGCCTCGCCGAACCTGTGCGACAAGACCTGGGTCACCGAGCAGTACGACCGCTACGTGCTTGGCAACACCGTCCTGGCCCAGCCCGAGGACGCCGGCGTGCTCCGGGTCGACGAGCGCACCGGCCTGGGCGTGGCGCTGTCCGTCGACGGCAACGGCCGGTACGCCCGGCTCGACCCGTACGAGGGCGCCAAGCTCGCGCTGGCCGAGGCGTACCGGAACGTGGCCGTGACCGGCGCCCTGCCGCTCGCGGTGACCAACTGCCTCAACTTCGGCTCGCCCGAAGACCCGAGCGTGATGTGGCAGTTCGCCGAGGCGGTGCGCGGCCTGGCCGACGGCTGTGCCGAGCTGGGCATCCCGGTCACCGGCGGCAACGTCAGCTTCTACAACCAGACCGGCGCGGCGGCGATCCACCCGACGCCGGTCGTGGGCGTGCTCGGCGTGCTCGACGACGTCGCCAAGCGGGTGCCGATGGGCTTCCCCAAGCCGGCCCACCCCGAGGGCGACATCATCTTCCTGCTCGGCGAGACCCGGCTGGAGCTGTCCGGCTCGGAGTGGGCCTGGGTGACGCACGAGCACCTCGGTGGCGTGCCCCCGCGGGTCGACCTGGGCCGTGAGCGCGCCCTCGCCGGGCTGCTGGCCGAGGCTGCGCGCGTCGGTCACCTGTCCGCGGCGCACGACCTCTCCGACGGCGGCCTGATCCAGGTGCTGGTCGAGGCCAGCCTGCGCCGCGGGGTCGGCGCCCGGGTCGCGTTGCCGGAGGAGTTCGCGAGCGGCTCGATGCCGTTCGTCTACCTCTTCAGCGAGTCGGCCGGCCGTGCCATGGTCGCGGTGCCGCACGGGCAGGAGAAGGCGTTCACGGCGCTGTGCACCGAGCACGGCGTGGCGTGGACCGCGCTCGGCGTGACCGACGAGAGCGGTGGCGTGCTCGAGGTGCGCGACCAGTTCACGATCGGCCTCGAAGAGCTGCGTGAGGCGCACACGGCAACCCTGCCGAAGCTCTTCGGCGCCGGTGGCTGA
- a CDS encoding DUF3073 domain-containing protein, with amino-acid sequence MGRGRAKAKQTKVARELKYHSPNTDLAALQRELTGSGKLDHEFDDDYKDHVDDDDEDDDADEPDNWAPRAR; translated from the coding sequence ATGGGGCGCGGCCGTGCTAAGGCCAAGCAGACGAAGGTGGCCCGGGAGTTGAAATATCACTCTCCGAACACCGACCTCGCCGCCTTGCAGCGAGAACTCACCGGCAGCGGCAAGTTGGACCACGAATTCGACGACGACTACAAGGACCACGTCGACGACGATGACGAGGACGACGACGCAGACGAACCGGACAACTGGGCGCCCCGCGCCCGTTGA